One genomic region from Leptolyngbyaceae cyanobacterium JSC-12 encodes:
- a CDS encoding hypothetical protein (IMG reference gene:2510094612), whose protein sequence is MKLTIFSVIIKRFYKRIGFLGIAIAILPLSAIAQESNFGKLALNTSNPSGTVTGSTGGTTSLPAIVSNRDRHNKPCLGFGDPRPDHVLVLQQPFPSLSVRVRSSADTTLVIQGPDGIVRCGDATSSNKKDAVITDSNWPAGIYKVWVGTANPGTQRDYTLTVQP, encoded by the coding sequence ATGAAACTGACAATTTTCTCGGTTATTATCAAACGTTTTTACAAAAGGATTGGTTTCTTGGGAATTGCGATCGCCATTCTGCCACTGAGCGCGATCGCGCAGGAATCGAATTTTGGCAAACTGGCACTCAACACCAGCAATCCCTCTGGAACGGTAACTGGCTCAACTGGGGGAACCACGTCTCTGCCTGCTATCGTCAGCAACCGCGATCGCCATAACAAGCCATGTCTTGGTTTTGGTGACCCTCGCCCTGATCATGTGTTGGTTTTGCAACAGCCCTTTCCCAGTTTGAGTGTTCGAGTTCGGAGCAGTGCAGATACGACATTAGTGATTCAAGGTCCCGATGGCATTGTTCGCTGCGGTGATGCTACTAGTTCTAATAAAAAAGATGCGGTGATTACGGATAGTAACTGGCCAGCAGGCATTTATAAGGTGTGGGTGGGTACTGCTAATCCTGGCACCCAACGAGATTACACATTGACCGTTCAACCTTGA
- a CDS encoding hypothetical protein (IMG reference gene:2510094614): protein MVLGLLGLALLISVIATQLVVMPIQALSSWHLPLLVGAIPYWLNTVSTWVIWGGLLLGIAWLLGDR, encoded by the coding sequence ATGGTTTTAGGTCTTCTTGGTTTAGCCTTATTAATCAGTGTCATCGCCACACAACTTGTTGTTATGCCGATTCAAGCATTGTCTTCATGGCATCTACCACTGCTTGTGGGAGCTATTCCTTACTGGCTCAACACCGTCTCTACCTGGGTGATATGGGGAGGGTTGCTGCTGGGGATTGCCTGGTTATTGGGCGATCGCTGA
- a CDS encoding PAS domain S-box (IMG reference gene:2510094615~PFAM: GAF domain; Histidine kinase-, DNA gyrase B-, and HSP90-like ATPase; Response regulator receiver domain; His Kinase A (phosphoacceptor) domain; Hpt domain; PAS fold~TIGRFAM: PAS domain S-box) translates to MAQPLDETFHQLIQNLQMGVIILAPNTEVLSCNPLALEILGVQKHSLIGKKPQDLNWQLFDEHGLPFTKKLRPLYRAIASRKPVTDVVVGVQSPTCSAPIWLLVNFDPHLTTTGEVKEVICTFSNITEHKHTEEALRQSEANNRALLDAIPDLILRIGNEGTYIDVKPPTNFSMLLPWQEALGKREEEVLPPDLAKLRLAAREAALKTRQTQFLEYEIIRQGEVCYEEARVVVSGKDEVLVIVRDVTDRKRTEVALQESENRYRSVVNNIREIIFQTDLEGHWTFLNPAWTSIMGFSLSESLGTCYLDYVHPSDRDSIPTLFLPLVHQEEEYCRHEIRCLTKSGEIRWLEVYACGELDCNNQVIAITGVLNDITERKHVEQTLHCQNQRAQLLAAMTLRIRQSLDLDEILNTTVAEVRQFLHTDRVLIYRFDPNWDGMTVVESVEPGCIPALGTLVQDTCFRNGGWQKYQQGSTLAIEDIDQADLSPCHRALMQKFQVKANLVVPIIQSQNSVGESKLWGLLIAHQCSAPRQWRPFEQEFLKQLADQVGIAIAQAYLLDQEKHQREQLAQRNQELERARQQAERASQMKSTFLATMSHEIRTPMNGVLGMTSLLLDTQLNAEQRDFVETIRCSGETLLTLINQILDFSKLEAGEMELETLEFDLNTCIEEVADLVAATAHAKGLELATLVYRNLPTRLKGDVSRLRQVLTNLVSNAVKFTAQGEVVIQAALKAETDTTATIMFSVTDTGIGIPLEAQRKLFKPFSQVDASTTRRYGGTGLGLAISKQLVELMGGEIGVDSTEGKEARFWFTLTFEKQVNLPAALAPSATAPNLSQIKALVVDDHTTNRKVLCHQISAWGMRVDEAANARTALKMLRDQAIAGTPYHVAILDMQMPEMDGEMLGACIKSDQLLQTTRLIMMTSLNHWGGARNALQLGFSAYLVKPVKQSRLLDCILNALTNKIEGFEPSVNTSSVALLPTSLPLDSSTELAITSDSSFSSLHNQQPRLKLLLVEDNVINQKVTLNQLKNLGYKADVAANGKEALQMLEQIPYDLILMDCQMPVLDGYSTTQEIRRIEGTDRHTIVVALTANALREDRARCIQAGMDDYLSKPILKDKLAAKLRYWSQVLLSQKEDIMNDSISRTSQSTRKDTSSDALFPLVDWDHLHQICDGNEEFAFELLQTFAEDAQVHLAEIDKALAIQDCSKLEQQAHYIKGASANTGITMMHLAATKLELQARQQNLDEATSHFVMLQKTLEELLAFLVSKTTNQP, encoded by the coding sequence ATGGCACAGCCCCTTGACGAGACATTTCATCAGCTCATCCAAAATCTTCAGATGGGAGTCATCATCCTGGCACCCAACACAGAAGTGCTTTCATGCAATCCCTTAGCGCTTGAAATTTTAGGAGTTCAAAAGCACTCGTTAATTGGTAAAAAACCGCAGGATTTGAATTGGCAACTATTCGATGAACATGGACTGCCTTTTACTAAAAAACTTCGTCCACTCTATCGAGCGATCGCATCTCGCAAACCCGTAACAGATGTTGTTGTTGGTGTACAGTCTCCAACTTGCTCTGCTCCAATTTGGTTGCTAGTCAACTTTGATCCTCATCTGACCACCACAGGCGAAGTTAAAGAAGTGATTTGCACCTTCAGCAATATCACGGAACATAAACATACTGAAGAAGCCTTACGCCAGAGCGAAGCCAACAACCGCGCCTTACTGGATGCTATTCCAGATTTGATCTTACGAATTGGCAACGAGGGTACCTATATCGATGTTAAACCGCCTACAAACTTCAGTATGCTTCTCCCCTGGCAGGAAGCCCTGGGCAAACGTGAAGAAGAGGTATTACCACCTGACCTAGCTAAACTGCGGCTCGCCGCCCGCGAAGCAGCCCTCAAAACCAGGCAAACCCAATTTTTGGAATACGAGATTATTCGACAAGGAGAAGTTTGCTACGAAGAGGCGAGAGTTGTTGTTAGCGGAAAAGATGAAGTACTGGTAATTGTGCGAGATGTCACGGATCGTAAACGCACAGAAGTGGCTTTGCAAGAAAGCGAAAATCGTTACCGTTCAGTTGTTAACAATATCCGTGAAATTATTTTCCAGACCGATCTAGAGGGACACTGGACGTTTCTCAACCCCGCTTGGACAAGCATCATGGGGTTTTCGTTGTCAGAAAGTCTTGGCACCTGTTATCTGGATTATGTTCATCCCAGCGATCGCGATTCCATCCCAACACTTTTTCTACCCCTTGTGCATCAAGAAGAGGAGTATTGTCGCCATGAAATTCGCTGCCTCACCAAATCAGGCGAAATTCGCTGGCTAGAAGTTTATGCCTGTGGTGAACTTGACTGCAATAACCAGGTAATTGCAATTACAGGTGTTCTCAATGACATCACTGAGCGCAAACACGTTGAGCAAACCTTACATTGTCAAAATCAACGGGCTCAACTACTTGCCGCAATGACACTCCGCATTCGTCAATCGCTTGATCTCGACGAAATTCTCAATACTACCGTGGCTGAAGTGCGGCAGTTTCTTCACACAGATCGCGTTTTGATTTATCGCTTTGACCCCAACTGGGATGGGATGACCGTTGTTGAGTCGGTTGAACCGGGTTGCATTCCAGCATTGGGAACGCTTGTACAAGACACCTGCTTTAGAAATGGTGGTTGGCAGAAATACCAGCAAGGAAGCACTCTAGCGATCGAGGATATTGACCAGGCAGACCTTAGCCCTTGCCACAGGGCACTCATGCAAAAATTTCAGGTCAAAGCCAATCTGGTGGTGCCCATTATTCAAAGCCAAAATTCAGTCGGTGAATCTAAACTATGGGGATTGTTGATTGCTCATCAATGCTCTGCCCCTCGTCAGTGGCGACCATTTGAGCAGGAATTTCTTAAACAATTAGCAGACCAGGTCGGAATCGCGATCGCCCAGGCATACTTGCTAGACCAGGAGAAACACCAACGAGAACAACTAGCTCAGCGCAATCAAGAACTGGAGCGCGCACGACAGCAAGCAGAACGGGCATCTCAAATGAAAAGCACCTTCCTTGCCACCATGAGCCATGAAATTCGCACACCGATGAATGGGGTGTTAGGCATGACCAGCCTACTCCTCGACACTCAACTGAATGCAGAACAGCGCGATTTTGTAGAAACCATTCGTTGCAGTGGCGAAACGCTCCTGACTTTGATTAATCAGATCCTTGACTTCTCCAAACTCGAAGCCGGAGAAATGGAACTGGAAACGTTGGAGTTTGATCTCAATACGTGTATTGAAGAAGTAGCAGATTTAGTCGCTGCGACTGCCCATGCCAAAGGTTTAGAACTGGCAACCCTGGTGTATCGTAATTTGCCAACCCGCCTCAAAGGAGATGTAAGCCGTTTACGGCAAGTTCTTACTAATCTTGTCAGCAATGCGGTTAAATTTACTGCCCAGGGAGAAGTTGTGATTCAAGCAGCACTCAAAGCTGAAACTGACACCACAGCTACGATTATGTTCTCCGTAACCGATACTGGCATTGGTATTCCTCTTGAAGCTCAGCGAAAGCTGTTCAAGCCCTTTTCACAGGTTGATGCTTCAACGACTCGGCGCTATGGTGGCACAGGTTTGGGACTTGCTATCTCTAAACAACTGGTAGAGTTGATGGGAGGGGAGATTGGGGTAGACAGTACAGAAGGGAAAGAGGCGCGGTTTTGGTTTACCCTCACGTTTGAAAAACAAGTCAATTTGCCTGCTGCGCTCGCACCGTCGGCAACTGCTCCCAATTTGAGTCAAATTAAGGCGTTGGTTGTAGATGACCACACAACAAATCGCAAAGTGTTGTGTCATCAAATTTCTGCATGGGGAATGCGTGTTGATGAAGCCGCTAATGCTCGAACAGCGCTGAAAATGTTACGAGACCAGGCGATCGCAGGCACACCTTACCACGTAGCCATCCTGGATATGCAAATGCCTGAGATGGATGGTGAAATGCTAGGAGCTTGCATCAAATCGGATCAGTTGTTGCAAACGACTCGGTTAATCATGATGACCTCACTGAATCATTGGGGAGGTGCTCGTAACGCTTTGCAACTTGGGTTTTCTGCTTATCTAGTCAAACCTGTCAAACAATCACGCTTGCTAGATTGCATTTTGAATGCCTTAACAAATAAGATTGAAGGCTTTGAGCCATCTGTGAACACTTCATCAGTTGCTCTGTTACCAACGTCGCTACCGCTTGATTCAAGCACAGAACTAGCGATTACGTCAGACAGTTCTTTTTCTTCCTTACACAATCAACAACCAAGACTCAAACTTTTACTCGTTGAAGATAACGTTATCAATCAAAAAGTAACTCTCAATCAACTTAAAAATCTAGGCTACAAAGCAGATGTTGCAGCCAATGGCAAAGAAGCATTACAAATGCTAGAGCAGATCCCCTACGATTTAATTTTGATGGATTGTCAAATGCCTGTTTTAGATGGGTATAGTACAACTCAGGAAATACGTCGGATAGAGGGAACCGATCGCCACACGATAGTTGTAGCGCTGACTGCAAATGCACTACGAGAAGACCGAGCACGCTGTATTCAAGCAGGGATGGATGACTACCTGAGCAAACCAATTTTGAAAGATAAACTTGCTGCCAAGTTAAGGTATTGGAGTCAGGTGTTGTTATCTCAAAAAGAGGACATCATGAATGATTCTATCAGCCGAACATCCCAGTCAACCAGAAAAGACACAAGTTCTGATGCACTCTTTCCATTAGTTGACTGGGATCACTTGCACCAAATTTGTGATGGCAACGAGGAGTTTGCATTTGAATTGTTACAGACTTTTGCAGAAGATGCTCAAGTCCATTTAGCTGAAATTGACAAGGCACTTGCAATTCAGGATTGCTCAAAACTGGAACAGCAAGCTCACTATATTAAAGGTGCCAGTGCCAATACAGGCATTACGATGATGCACCTGGCAGCAACAAAGTTAGAGCTTCAGGCACGTCAACAGAACTTAGACGAGGCGACATCGCATTTCGTCATGCTACAAAAGACATTGGAAGAACTGTTAGCTTTCTTGGTTAGCAAAACAACGAACCAACCATAG
- a CDS encoding anti-sigma regulatory factor (Ser/Thr protein kinase) (IMG reference gene:2510094616), with translation MKIFRVSTLQALHKAFLQVNTDLDALAQVLEWFDQFNSPPMPLQAWMQCQLALAEGFTNAVRHAHHGRPMDVLIDLEVQVFSDRMEIRIWDQGAPFDLEKCLSLMPQELDSEAEGGRGLRLMERIADILSYTRTQDARNCLLIVKRYLA, from the coding sequence GTGAAGATTTTTAGGGTCTCAACATTGCAAGCACTCCATAAAGCCTTTCTTCAAGTTAATACAGATCTGGATGCACTCGCTCAGGTTCTTGAGTGGTTTGACCAGTTTAACAGTCCTCCTATGCCTCTTCAGGCATGGATGCAATGTCAACTGGCGTTAGCGGAAGGATTTACAAATGCTGTGCGTCATGCCCATCATGGGCGACCTATGGATGTGTTGATCGATCTGGAAGTTCAGGTATTTAGCGATCGCATGGAGATTCGCATTTGGGACCAAGGCGCCCCGTTCGATCTGGAGAAATGCCTGAGTTTGATGCCGCAAGAACTGGACAGTGAAGCGGAGGGTGGGCGTGGTTTGCGGTTGATGGAGCGAATTGCCGATATTTTATCTTACACTCGCACACAGGATGCCCGAAACTGCTTATTGATCGTCAAGAGATATTTAGCGTAA
- a CDS encoding serine phosphatase RsbU, regulator of sigma subunit (IMG reference gene:2510094617~PFAM: Response regulator receiver domain; Stage II sporulation protein E (SpoIIE)), whose product MSDAPTKILVIEDDRTAQLVLTKMLEEQGYDVTVASDGVEGLEQARHFHPALIICDWIMPRLDGLEVCRQVKADPELSTIFFILLTARGGVEDRVQGLDNGADEFLTKPVEMSELRARVKAGLRLNRVYQALQDQKRILEVELMEAAEYVRSLLPSPLTGSVNIDSRFIPSRQLGGDCFDYYWLDPDYLAIYLLDVSGHGLGAALPSISVLNLLRSQSMDGVNFYQPNHVLRALNETFQMDDQNDKYFTIWYGVYNQAKRQLVYSSAGHPPALLLAGASEEDVQVKRLKTVSLPIGMMPDTKFVNQRCDIESASTLYVFSDGIYEIMQPDGEVWGLDQFVELLAKNRTNINKQGLDYVLGHIKSLSGNDALDDDLSLLMVNFD is encoded by the coding sequence ATGTCTGATGCGCCTACAAAAATTCTTGTTATTGAGGACGACCGAACAGCCCAATTAGTTTTAACCAAGATGTTGGAAGAACAAGGGTATGATGTGACGGTTGCGAGTGATGGAGTAGAGGGGCTAGAACAAGCCAGACACTTTCATCCTGCATTGATCATCTGCGATTGGATTATGCCCCGTTTAGATGGCTTAGAAGTTTGCCGCCAAGTCAAAGCTGATCCTGAGTTATCAACGATTTTTTTTATTTTATTGACCGCCCGCGGCGGGGTTGAAGACCGGGTACAGGGATTAGACAATGGGGCAGATGAATTTTTGACTAAGCCTGTGGAAATGAGCGAACTGCGAGCACGGGTGAAGGCGGGGTTGCGGTTGAACCGGGTCTATCAGGCGTTGCAAGATCAAAAGCGGATTTTGGAAGTTGAGCTGATGGAGGCGGCTGAATATGTGCGATCGCTACTCCCATCTCCCTTGACTGGCAGTGTAAACATCGATTCACGCTTTATCCCTTCCCGGCAATTGGGAGGTGACTGCTTTGATTACTACTGGCTGGATCCTGATTATCTGGCAATTTACCTACTAGATGTATCGGGGCATGGGTTAGGAGCGGCATTACCTTCAATTTCGGTATTGAACTTGCTGCGATCGCAATCCATGGATGGAGTCAACTTTTACCAACCCAACCACGTTTTGCGGGCTTTGAATGAAACCTTCCAAATGGACGACCAAAACGACAAGTATTTCACCATCTGGTACGGCGTTTATAACCAGGCAAAGCGCCAACTGGTTTATTCTAGTGCTGGGCATCCCCCTGCCTTGCTGTTAGCAGGTGCATCTGAAGAAGATGTTCAAGTCAAACGATTGAAAACAGTCAGCCTACCCATCGGCATGATGCCAGATACCAAATTTGTGAATCAGCGCTGTGATATCGAATCCGCCAGCACGCTTTATGTCTTCAGTGATGGGATTTACGAGATCATGCAGCCTGACGGTGAAGTTTGGGGCTTGGATCAGTTTGTCGAGCTATTAGCCAAAAATCGTACTAACATCAACAAGCAAGGACTGGATTACGTTTTAGGTCATATCAAATCTCTTAGTGGCAATGATGCTTTAGATGATGATTTGTCACTGCTGATGGTGAATTTTGATTAA
- a CDS encoding 4-hydroxybenzoate polyprenyltransferase-like prenyltransferase (IMG reference gene:2510094618~PFAM: UbiA prenyltransferase family), giving the protein MSQVSTPPSASQSHSAQIHLVKHPILWLRAFWKFSRPHTIVGTSLSVLGVFVMAMSRNGEWGVGSDRGFIPMLLSGFLTLLACLGGNIYIVGLNQLEDVAIDRINKPHLPLASGEFSRQQGVWIISVMAVLAIALAWLQGFYLLAMVLFSLLIGTAYSLPPIRLKRFPFWASVCIFTVRGVVVNLGLFLHFNQGFPIPPNVWTLTVFILVFTLAIAIFKDIPDAEGDRQYNITTFTLTLGQQTVFNLTRWILTACYFGIIFTAIFGLPGVNVPLLISTHLAAISLFWIRSFTLDLKDKAAISRFYQFIWKLFFVEYLLFPVLCLPWLNITI; this is encoded by the coding sequence ATGAGCCAAGTTTCGACCCCGCCATCTGCGTCGCAATCTCACTCGGCGCAAATTCATTTAGTAAAACACCCGATTCTCTGGCTTCGCGCTTTCTGGAAATTTTCCCGCCCACATACCATTGTTGGAACCAGCCTCAGTGTTCTGGGGGTGTTTGTGATGGCAATGAGTAGGAATGGGGAATGGGGAGTAGGGAGCGATCGCGGTTTTATTCCAATGCTTTTGTCCGGTTTTCTAACGCTACTTGCCTGTCTTGGTGGAAATATCTACATCGTAGGGCTAAATCAACTAGAGGATGTGGCGATTGATCGCATTAATAAACCTCATTTGCCCCTGGCATCTGGAGAATTCTCCCGTCAGCAGGGCGTTTGGATTATTAGTGTCATGGCAGTCCTGGCGATCGCACTGGCATGGCTCCAGGGTTTCTACCTGCTGGCAATGGTACTGTTCAGCCTACTCATTGGCACGGCCTATTCCCTCCCTCCCATTCGGCTGAAGCGGTTTCCCTTCTGGGCTTCTGTATGCATTTTTACGGTGCGGGGTGTGGTAGTTAATCTGGGATTGTTTTTACACTTTAACCAGGGATTTCCAATTCCACCTAATGTTTGGACACTTACTGTGTTTATTTTGGTATTTACGTTGGCGATCGCGATCTTTAAAGACATCCCAGATGCCGAGGGCGATCGCCAGTACAATATCACCACTTTCACTCTCACACTGGGACAACAAACCGTCTTTAACTTAACCCGATGGATCTTAACCGCCTGCTACTTCGGCATCATTTTTACTGCAATCTTCGGGTTACCAGGAGTGAATGTACCTCTACTCATCAGCACCCATCTTGCCGCCATCAGCTTATTCTGGATTCGCAGTTTCACCCTAGACCTGAAAGACAAGGCTGCCATCAGCCGCTTTTACCAATTCATCTGGAAGTTGTTTTTTGTGGAATATCTGCTATTTCCAGTCCTTTGCCTCCCCTGGCTGAACATTACAATATGA
- a CDS encoding hypothetical protein (IMG reference gene:2510094619), producing MLPLSHLQPYETFKQSLKEVKDTLFQDTVDHEVLRGVVAKLQDSFQNQILGLDLSGLDPKSEQQVQALQVEMNKQLKLLSMDVMFLQAARQPSTVVQRLSQASDRLTLLLRYCEAVLNQE from the coding sequence ATGTTGCCGTTGTCCCATCTTCAGCCGTATGAAACGTTCAAACAAAGCCTGAAAGAGGTGAAAGACACGCTTTTTCAGGATACTGTTGATCATGAGGTTCTCAGGGGGGTTGTTGCTAAACTTCAGGACTCTTTTCAGAATCAGATTTTGGGGTTGGATCTCTCAGGGCTGGATCCCAAGTCAGAGCAGCAGGTGCAAGCATTGCAAGTTGAAATGAATAAGCAACTGAAACTGTTGAGTATGGATGTTATGTTTCTTCAGGCAGCCAGGCAGCCTTCAACTGTAGTGCAACGATTAAGCCAAGCCAGCGATCGCCTCACTCTCCTTCTGCGTTACTGCGAGGCAGTGTTGAATCAGGAATAA
- a CDS encoding hypothetical protein (IMG reference gene:2510094620~PFAM: Bacterial transcription activator, effector binding domain), translated as MQPQIRTHKGMKFIGIEVKTSNQLEADPTTAQIPKLHKKFLEEQIEEQIPNRIDSDLYFAIYTHYENDHNGTYSLILSSEVGSVKEVPEGMVAINIPTAQYLVFTAEGNTPQAITRTWKDVWAYFSKNSDYQRTYTTDFEVYDKSFPDQVDVYIAVK; from the coding sequence ATGCAACCACAAATAAGAACCCACAAGGGTATGAAATTTATTGGGATAGAAGTAAAAACATCCAATCAGCTAGAAGCCGATCCCACCACTGCTCAAATCCCTAAATTGCATAAAAAATTTCTTGAAGAACAAATCGAAGAACAGATTCCCAATCGAATTGACAGTGATCTGTACTTTGCAATCTATACCCACTACGAAAACGATCACAACGGAACATATTCCCTCATTTTGTCGTCTGAAGTAGGCAGTGTGAAAGAGGTGCCTGAGGGGATGGTGGCAATTAATATCCCAACCGCTCAATATCTAGTGTTCACGGCTGAGGGCAATACTCCTCAAGCGATTACCCGTACGTGGAAGGATGTCTGGGCTTATTTCTCCAAAAATTCTGATTACCAACGTACCTACACCACGGATTTTGAAGTCTACGACAAAAGTTTTCCCGACCAAGTGGATGTGTACATTGCGGTTAAATAA
- a CDS encoding hypothetical protein (IMG reference gene:2510094621) — protein MSVIRVLRFFLPISLLLGALPVGSASGNTQNSPSAASVRVEDCEILVVGGGFAGTAAAYEALMDGRTVCLTEITDWVGGQVSSQGTSALDEAKHMRDTRFFPRGYNELRRQVYAKYGGLSSGDCWVSVACFMPRDGHEMLWSQLKYAERKGKGTLKWFPNTVIKELAYSADGKQIASAIAIQHRPAPGTPPLNTEPLSQIIEDAYRHENSPRLSKQTIRFIPPAKQSSSNQQSASPNLQSPTPWYIIEATETGEIVALADVPYRLGLDPVSAYNPSSPVKTNDPYCTQGFTYTFAMERTASPQPQPVPSFYSQYEPYFSYEHKNNASVDRVFTYRRIWSPNYRQRPRVSGVGAAILPGDISMQNWTWGNDYRPGTAQDNLIYTREQLQQRGELTPGGWMGGLRTETLRRGEENAIAYYYWLTTGTTDSQLGSGVKQPAPNHRYLTGLDSPMGTMHGLSKYPYIRESRRIIGRPSVVFTEGFSLNEIDVSKIDYRGETFYRENLPPTMYQKLWKLLAGLEILKLPSGTIAPNTVSRRTRSTIFQDSVGIAQYAMDFHPCMEQSPPEKPGNIERPGVRQAHGQAYPGEIPLRTMIPQKLDNLIVTGKSIANSTIAAAAYRVHAFEWSVGAAAGTTASFALAEKVLPYQFVDELPRPETLLEKLRARLEQNNNPTEFPDTSIFNLDWEEWRVW, from the coding sequence ATGAGTGTCATTCGGGTTCTTCGGTTTTTTCTTCCTATTAGTCTTCTGCTAGGTGCTCTGCCGGTAGGTTCGGCTTCTGGTAACACTCAAAATTCTCCATCGGCAGCGTCTGTTCGAGTAGAAGACTGTGAAATTTTGGTAGTTGGGGGGGGGTTCGCAGGGACTGCTGCTGCCTATGAAGCCTTGATGGATGGGCGCACTGTTTGCCTCACGGAAATCACTGATTGGGTTGGGGGGCAGGTTTCATCTCAAGGCACGTCTGCTCTGGATGAAGCTAAGCACATGCGCGACACTCGCTTTTTTCCACGTGGCTACAATGAACTGCGTAGACAGGTGTATGCCAAGTATGGTGGGCTGAGTTCTGGCGATTGCTGGGTGAGTGTTGCCTGTTTTATGCCGCGGGATGGGCATGAGATGCTGTGGAGTCAGTTGAAATATGCTGAGCGAAAAGGTAAGGGTACCCTCAAGTGGTTTCCCAATACAGTTATTAAGGAACTTGCATATAGTGCAGATGGGAAGCAGATTGCCAGCGCGATCGCCATCCAGCACCGCCCGGCACCTGGTACCCCCCCTCTCAACACTGAACCCCTTTCCCAGATTATCGAAGACGCTTACCGCCACGAAAATTCCCCCCGTCTCAGTAAACAAACTATCCGCTTCATCCCTCCCGCAAAACAGTCCTCCTCCAATCAACAATCTGCAAGTCCCAATCTCCAATCTCCTACCCCCTGGTACATAATTGAGGCAACCGAAACCGGAGAAATTGTGGCGCTGGCAGATGTTCCCTATCGCTTGGGACTGGATCCTGTTTCAGCCTATAACCCTTCTTCCCCTGTTAAAACGAACGATCCCTACTGCACCCAGGGCTTTACCTATACTTTTGCAATGGAACGCACAGCATCACCCCAACCGCAGCCCGTTCCCTCTTTCTATTCGCAGTACGAACCCTACTTCAGCTACGAGCATAAGAACAATGCCAGTGTGGATCGTGTATTTACCTATCGGCGCATCTGGAGTCCCAACTATCGCCAACGTCCCAGAGTGTCGGGGGTTGGGGCAGCGATTCTGCCAGGAGATATTTCTATGCAGAACTGGACATGGGGGAATGATTACCGTCCCGGTACTGCTCAAGACAATTTAATCTATACACGAGAACAACTCCAGCAGCGGGGCGAACTCACTCCTGGCGGTTGGATGGGCGGCTTACGAACTGAAACCTTGCGACGAGGTGAAGAAAATGCGATCGCCTACTACTACTGGCTCACCACAGGAACAACGGATTCTCAACTAGGGAGCGGTGTGAAGCAGCCTGCACCCAATCATCGCTACCTCACAGGTTTAGATTCACCTATGGGAACCATGCATGGTCTGTCGAAATATCCCTATATTCGAGAATCTCGCCGGATTATTGGGCGTCCTTCAGTAGTGTTTACTGAGGGCTTCAGTTTGAATGAGATTGATGTTTCAAAGATTGACTATCGGGGAGAAACCTTTTATCGAGAAAATCTCCCTCCTACCATGTATCAAAAACTCTGGAAATTACTGGCAGGACTGGAAATTCTCAAATTACCCAGCGGCACGATTGCCCCCAACACAGTAAGTCGCCGAACGCGATCGACCATTTTTCAAGACTCGGTTGGCATTGCTCAATACGCAATGGATTTTCACCCTTGCATGGAACAATCACCACCGGAAAAACCTGGGAACATTGAGCGTCCAGGAGTACGACAGGCACACGGGCAAGCGTATCCTGGGGAAATTCCGCTGCGAACCATGATTCCGCAAAAGCTGGATAACCTGATCGTAACTGGGAAAAGTATTGCTAACAGCACGATCGCAGCGGCAGCTTACCGGGTTCATGCGTTTGAATGGTCGGTTGGGGCGGCGGCCGGAACTACGGCATCCTTTGCATTGGCAGAAAAGGTATTACCGTACCAATTCGTAGATGAGTTACCTCGTCCAGAAACTTTACTGGAAAAATTGCGTGCCCGCCTAGAACAAAATAACAATCCCACAGAATTTCCTGATACTTCGATTTTTAATCTGGATTGGGAAGAATGGAGAGTGTGGTAA